CCTTAAGTCAAAGGTTGTGAAGGTAGAAACAATGGCCAACCGAGACCCACTTCAATGAGAGTTGAACGACTGACAGCGCTACGAGGAGAGTAAACGGCTTTGTCGGGTCCCGGCGAGTGTACCAGCCAAACCATATTTTACACCATGAAAGTTTAGTGCCGTAGaagaacggaacgaaacgcCACGAAACAGGCACCGGGACAAAAAAAACCATGCACACACAGTGTGTGGCCCACACGGGCTACATAAATAATTTCCACCAGGACACAGGGTACTGGCACTTTGACTAAATGGTGtgtaataaaatttaaattgcttCTGTCTGGATTTTCCTTTAGTACGAGAGTTTTGTCGTTATTGCGGatttactctctctctctatctctgtctctctcttcaGCGCTAGGCGAAAACCCGGACACATTCCATTATTTATAACAATTGTCCGAAATTGCTGCTAATTAAATATGATTTAAGAAGGAATGAgtgaaaatgtaaatgtattCGTTTTGGCTGAGCTGTCAATATTTGTCAGGAAGGATGGTGCGATGTCGGAAGGCCGTGTCCTTAAGACACCGACTCTCGTATACAGATGCACTCGTACACACATAGACAGAGCCGGAGGGGCTGAGGAGCTGGTGGCTGGGGGGGCTCGGGTGATGGCCCTGACCTTTGACATTAGCCACAGCACCGAAACACTCTCTGGCCTCGggcaacaaaatttgtttataattcaAATAGCggaatacagaaaaaaaaactatgcaACAAAAATGGAACAATACCGAAAACAAGGCAAGAAAAACACGTTAAGCAAACACGATAACGATACTATATAGATATGAGAGAGAAGGGAGCACAAGGACAGCAAGGACAACAGCAGGGACCTACAACAACTGCagcgaaaacaacaacaacgacaacgacaagcGACAACATTCGAcaacgactacgactacgacaaacaaaaactcaGGCAAgcaaatttatttcaatttaaaaattttggtCACGCTCAACACAAAAAGCGAGTTAAGCGAATGGGCGGAACGGGATAGGACCTAGGACCAAGGGCTGAGGACCGAGGGCTGAGGACCGAGGACTGagggccgccgccgccagtcGGGGCTTCCCATTTGTATAATTGCTGGCGTGCCGGAGGAGAAAAACGGTTCTCCGCTCTCTGCTTAGTCTTGTCTTGGCCTCTGGCCCCCAAGATGCCTAGTTTATGCCATGACACGATCCAAGGACGCTTGACAGCAAATGGATAAGGACATTATCAACTGTGGACATGCGGGAGTttagaaaaaaaccaaatatgaAACTGGCCAAAAAGTGGCGCCAGCTAATATTGAAATTGGAGATGAACGATGGATATGCATTGAATGATGATTCAACAGATTAAATATCAGATCAAATGGGAACAGCAAGAAGTCCTCAGACCTTGGGTGTCTTTGTGTCTAATCGTGACTGATTTCTGAGCTCACGCTGCCATCTCCAATTGAATATTTGCGCAATACAAATGGCCAACCaagcaaccaaccaaccagccagagccagcgagCCCACGAGCCAGCGACGATTTATGTCTGGGAATTAGTTGATATGCATTGGCGATTCGAAATCGCAGACAGGCCAATGCCAACCGCGCTGCAAAGTGGAGgaggaagtggaagtggaactgGAACTAGCCAGGCGGCGGGGGGCCTTGACAATGGCAATGAGAACGAACGAGCCAGACTCGTGTGTTGACATCGATTGACAAGGTGCCGGGGGCTGGGGACACTGAAGGACACCATACCACATCagaccacaccacaccacaacacaacacaacgcACCACATGAGAGGAGGAAACTTTTTTGCCCCCACGACGCGTCGAgaacaaaaaatgaaacgTGAATGTCGTTAAGTTGAGGCAACCACGTGTTGTCCTTCACTTGAGCTGTGGGGATGGCTATATGCAACAAGCGGACCAGAAGTTGGCCAACGGCCATAGCcatgtgggggtgggggagggaaCTAGACCAGGTGTGCTctttatgtgtgtatgtggtcAGTATATTGTGGCTGTTGTGTGGCGGAGAAAACTATCAAAGCGTTTGGATAGGCCACACCACAATTGAAGTGTCCTTGAAGGCAATCAACGAAATGATTGCCAAATTAGGGGGTTCGGCCGAAGTTACTGAAAACTTTTATTCCACACAAGTTGGTCAATTGGCATACAATAAGAGTAAAATACGGCGCCAAACGAAAACCAGATGGAACTTCAAGTTTAAATGGTGAATTAAGGATAATTTGTGGCACTTACCAGCACTTAGCGTTGTCAACAGCTCATACATTAGCCAGTCGTCATCTGCAAGGAAAACTTAATTCAAATAACGAATCCAATTGCCCAAACTAATTATTGGTCAGAAGTGCGCAGCCACAAACTGAAGAGCTAAAGAGCTGCGGAGCTGCCACCCCATGGCTGATTTATGCTTTCAGGCGTCCCAAGGCATGCGTCCATTTTGCCACCccccgctcctgctcctactcTTGCTCCATCCCGGCACAAGCAGTATATCCTTCAACTTGACCACACCACCATGGAACGGGTGGGGGGGCCggtgttccgttccgttcggttctgttctgtcctgTGTTCTGTGTGGAAGGAAGGTCTGGCTGTTCTTCATATTGTGGTGTCTTTGTGTATGGCTTgggcgcgtgtgtgtgtgtgtgtctgccgTGCCTGTGTGAGATGTCCTTGTCAAACACTAATGGCGTCgtcgccattgccattgtccTTGCCAGCGTGTTAATGTGCGACAGTTTCCTGCTGCCGTCGACGGCCAGCTATGACGTTTCCTTCCCACAGCTGTATATGTCTCTCCTTATTTATGCGCTTTCCTCCTCCGATTTTTTCGGTGGCAGCTGAAATCGAATGAAACGAAGCCTTTTAAAATGCTGTGtgcgtgggtgtgtgggttTTTTGTGGGGGAGAACAATTGAAATGTAGTTACGTATGTCGTAAACCAACAGTCTATGCCATTTCTTAAGGAAATTGGAGAGTCGGGACCTTCTCGTCTGATATacgaatgtacatatgtacactcgtacatatgtGGGCTTGTCCATCCTACCACTGGTTCACTTGTTGGGGGTTATCTCCTCACCTGTTATacgttctctctctccgtccGCCTGCCAATGACTCATCTGTCGGGGGACATCCTCATTCCTGCCACTGGCTGCCTGGTTCATCTGGCTGCTGATTtatgttttccttttcttatTCGGTTTCTTCTTTTGCAGAACATATGCCTGTGCAGTTTTCCATCGATTTTCGTCTTGCGCCACAACGGACTGGGGATGAAACACCAAACACATAAAACGGATttgatattaaaaaaatatgcaggtaaaaacaaaaacccactACTCTCCAATTTATCCGCTGTGcctgtgtgcgagtgtgtaaGTGGTTCGCTCCCAATATGCTACAAGGAACAACCGCAAACAACGACAGCGTGCAACACAAAAGGTTTGGTTTCACCAACAACCCAACAGTGCGGTGCGGCTTATCGGTAAATGCAACATGGCGACGGCCGCGTCACGTCGCGTCGTGGCGCCGCTGAATTGTTGTTATTGCGCGGTAGTTCCCATTTGTTAACggaaaaacaacacacacacagacggcAGCAGCCTCTCATGCAtacaaattgcaaaataaGGAACTCAAACACAACgagcaccgcaccgcaccgcaccgcaccgcgcctcatcgcatcgcatcgcatctccATCCCATCCAATCCACACTCCACTGTGTGTGCAAGTGCCACactttaaattgaaaaaataatgCTCAAATTCGACGACAGTGCGGCAAGGTCGCTTCGCTCCAAATTGTGGTGAAGAGATGCTAGGCTGCCGCCAGAGCTCCCCTGCCACAATGCCAAacgcaaatatttattgccaCTGGACGAAGATCGGACATGTCAATAAACAGCAATTTGCTTTGCGACGGCCGAATgcgtaaattaaattaaaccgTCGACAACAAATGCACTCTTCTGTTATGTTCTATAAATGTTGGCGAGCTTTCATAATTAGTTTCAATTTTAATCACCATTTTATCCGAAAGaattaacaaaacaaaacaaaagcgcCGCTATGCTGCCAGGGATGGGTAATGGCGATATCGATATCACAGAAATGTGATCTTCCATATGACTTTCTATGTGATATTTTTTCCGATATCAGGATCGATATTTTCTTGCCATGAAAAACGATGGAAAATatgaatttttattgaatttattgaaGCACATGCAAACTTTCACGGACAGCAAAAACAGAGAGTGAAAGAGCCCCGAGTGCAATATGTGAACACATGGGAATCCGATGAACCAGGGGCATTAATCAATTTGTGTTTACATTTTgcagaaacaagaaaaaaggCGCGAACTGCGCCTAAAGCGATTCTGGCGCTCGCCGAAAACAACCTCCTCGGACGACTCCACGGGCTATGAGAGTCCGACGCGAacgaaaccagcagcagcaagtgccagcagcagcgatggGCAGCGTTTCAATCATCTGCACTACACCAGCCTATCGCAGGGCTCTGGCACCTCATCCTCGGCGGGACCGGCGTGTCTCGGTCCAGGGGGTGGTCTGACTGCATCCACCACTGGGGCAGGGTCATCCGGGAACAACAAGCCATCCTGTTCGCTGCCACTGCTTCAGGTGTGGCCCAGCCAGGTAGGCGttatctctttttattttgctgtttgctctCTGTGTTCGTTTTGTGAGCGATTGTGTGTATGTCTcttcgtgcgtgtgtgtgtgtgtgtgcgtgaaaaataaaatacaacaaacatACAGGAAACGTgcagaaagcagcaaaagctTTCAATTTTGGTACATTTTTTTAGTTGGTTTTTCTTCCCTAGTTTTGAAattaaacatacatatgtgaggTTATGTTGCGGTCAGTTGCGCTGTGCCTTTTGCgttaatttgttttccaacTTCTCTCTTCCCCCACCATACCACACCACCACACATATGTACTACCACTGCCATCacaaccacaccacaccacacaccaccaccacaccacccacctcttattttgtgtgtgcgttgcgtgttcggtttggtttggtttggttttgattGCTGGCTGGTTTTCCGTGGTAGCCGCTCTTGCGCCAGGAGGGCTTCGTACAGTTGCGTCGTAACAGCGGCCCCGAGGGCCAGCGGGTATGGTTCCATTCAGTTCCTCACTTTAtcaagtctctctctctctctctactctCTCACACAATAGTCTTCTTATCTTATTCCCTATTTacaactactactactactactagtCCTAACTAGACTTTTTTGCATGCCTCGATTAACGTTTTTTGTCGCCAAAGCCTCCAACGAGAGCTCCTATCTATCCGTTTTTGACTACTTACTAACTGTATAATAAATATGACCGAACTACCCATCTTGTTGAGGTTATTTTGTGTATTCTACACGTGTTTTTTACGTAGAAACCCGTTTATCATGTATCTCTCTATTGGGAATTCTTTTTTGCTAAAGTATAGTACTATAATCCTTGCACAAATGGCAGCGAGGGCTAACCACTAAGTTGTGGGAATAAATCAAACGAAATTCACTCGAAATTCGAAATTCATTGAAGTCCATGTATGTATTTCCCATACGAATATCTCCCACAACTTATCGTCCAGCCCTTGCTATACCCAAACAACACATTGTGTAAGTAACCCCCACCCAAGATACCACCACACCACCttgtatatattatgtatagtATACCTAAAACACCCCCGAAATACTAAGTTTTTGAACCACCTAACTAAATGAATTCACCGCCCAGAACTCCCCCCACGGCCGAGACCCCCACACAGCACCCAACAACCGGCTTACCCTGTCCCCAATCCCCAAAGAAACCTAGCCCTGACTGTTGCCCCACTCAAACGTTCTGTGGACTCTTGCAGGACTCACCGCGCGGCGAGGCCGATGGCCAATCCTTCATATTCCCCGCCATCGTGGAGACGAAtgtcagcagcagcctccTGGCCggagggagcagcagcaacctcAATCTGAATGCCCGGCGCAGCCAGAATCATCTGACCCTCAGCACGGATCGGCGCAGCTCGCTATACTGTGATACCCTGCACGCCGGCGACTCGGGCATCGACTCGGTGCAGGCATCGCCTTCGCCCAACGCCTTCATCGCCCCGCCGGGTGTGCTGAGCCTCCCCATGGGTCGGACAGGTGGTGGATCGTGCCACGTATCGCCCACAAGTACGCCTACACAGGGCTCCCCGAACCTGTCGCTGGGCCGGCGGGGCATCAGGAACAGCATCTGTGTGGTGCCCAGCGGCGATGGGGGGAGGCGCAAGTCTAGTGCCTTGCTCCACCCGGATCATGCCAGGCTGTTCGCGTTGAGGATGAAGCATGCGGCGGCTCTGGAACGGGCGCAGACATCGCCAGACCAAACCTCCATCGAGGATGCCAATGAGTTCCATGACAACGGACTGGCCACCAATCTGCGGCTGTGCTCGGCCGCGTCATCGACGACGTCGTCGCTAACATCCGTGGCAGCGGTCAGCCTGGGCGGATCCGGCGGTGGCGCTgccggtggtggtggctgtgtGGTCGGGCTGGGCATTGGCAGCGGCGGCCTGGCcaccagcagtggcagcggtggcgccTGCTCCTCCGGCTCCGCCTATGCTGTGGGCGCGGCGGGCGTCCAGCAGCGCGTCTCCGATCCGTGGCTGCAGCCACAATCGGATCGGGAGCGAGACTCCCGGCATGATGGCCGTCGACGTTCCTCAACGATGACCGCCCGCTACTCCCTCTTCGATGCCCTCGACCTGGAGTACGTCCTACTGAGGGCCGCAGCCAGGGGTTCGGTGGGTCCGTACAGCCTCAGCGAGTCCATACACAAGCTGACCTTTACCCAATCCCTGGCGTTTCCCGCTCTGGCCCGTGGCCTGGCCACCAAGCGTCGCCGATCGGCGACGCACACGAGCTCCAGGCCCCTGAATCCGCACGAGTCCGGGCTGAACACCTGCGCCAAGGTGGTCACTGCCGTGGTGCTGGTGGCGCTCTCCTTCATGGTATTCTTGATAGTGTACAAGTTTGTGCGGACGTGAGGTTTGCTCCTGGCCCCGTCGCCAGAGTTGCCAGTCACATATCAGGCCAACTACGGACTGGATGATTCCTCATCATCCATCATCTCATCAGCTGGCCGCAGTCTGGGCAAACACATGTCGGGGTTCAGGAGCAAATTAGGTCTGCGGGAGGCCGACTTTGAGT
The sequence above is a segment of the Drosophila pseudoobscura strain MV-25-SWS-2005 chromosome X, UCI_Dpse_MV25, whole genome shotgun sequence genome. Coding sequences within it:
- the LOC4812424 gene encoding LOW QUALITY PROTEIN: uncharacterized protein (The sequence of the model RefSeq protein was modified relative to this genomic sequence to represent the inferred CDS: substituted 1 base at 1 genomic stop codon), giving the protein MQKQEKRRELRLKRFWRSPKTTSSDDSTGYESPTRTKPAAASASSSDGQRFNHLHYTSLSQGSGTSSSAGPACLGPGGGLTASTTGAGSSGNNKPSCSLPLLQVWPSQDSPRGEADGQSFIFPAIVETNVSSSLLAGGSSSNLNLNARRSQNHLTLSTDRRSSLYCDTLHAGDSGIDSVQASPSPNAFIAPPGVLSLPMGRTGGGSCHVSPTSTPTQGSPNLSLGRRGIRNSICVVPSGDGGRRKSSALLHPDHARLFALRMKHAAALERAQTSPDQTSIEDANEFHDNGLATNLRLCSAASSTTSSLTSVAAVSLGGSGGGAAGGGGCVVGLGIGSGGLATSSGSGGACSSGSAYAVGAAGVQQRVSDPWLQPQSDRERDSRHDGRRRSSTMTARYSLFDALDLEYVLLRAAARGSVGPYSLSESIHKLTFTQSLAFPALARGLATKRRRSATHTSSRPLNPHESGLNTCAKVVTAVVLVALSFMVFLIVYKFVRTXGLLLAPSPELPVTYQANYGLDDSSSSIISSAGRSLGKHMSGFRSKLGLREADFE